A stretch of DNA from Lawsonibacter asaccharolyticus:
ATTTCCCATGAAATGTCTGATCATTGATGCCGTCCACAGTGCCATCGCCGAGGAGCTGGGCAAGTATATGCAGGTGGACACCCACATGCTCCCCACCCAGGAGGAGCTGGTCAAGCTCATCCCGGACTACGATGTGCTCATCATGCGCGTGGACCCCAAGATCACCAAGGAGATCATTGACGCCGCCGCCAACCTGAAGGTCATCGGCGTGTGCTCCGTGGGCCTGAACCACGTGGACATGGACGCCTGCAAGGCAAAGGGCGTGCAGGTCTTCAACGCTCCCGGCCTGAACGCCAACGCCGTGGCCGAGCTGACCTTCTCCAAGATGCTGGATCTGTCCCGCCACACCATCCCCGCCAACTACGACGTGAAGGTGAACAAGACCTGGGACAAGTATAAATTCGTGGGCCGCGAGCTGCGGGGCAAGACCCTGGGCATCCTGGGCTTCGGCCGCATCGGCCAGCGCGTGGGCGAACTGGGCCGTGCCTTCAAGATGAACATCGTGGCCTATGACCCCTACCTGCCCGCCCACGTGTTCGAGGAGCAGCAGGCCACCAGCATGGGCATCGACGAGTTGCTGAAGGTCTCCGACTTCGTCACCATCCACATGCCCCTCACCCCCGAGACCAAGGATCTGTTCAACGCCAAGTCTCTGGCCGAGATGAAGGATGACGCCGTGGTCCTCAACATGGCCCGGGGCGGCATCGTCAATGAGCAGGACATGTACGAGGCCCTGAAGGCCGGCAAGATCGGCGGCTATGCCTCCGACGTTATGGAGAACGAGCTGGCCGGCGGCGGCCTGACCGAGGGTGCCGGCTTTGACTCCCCCCTGTTCGAGTGCGAGAACTTCCTGGTCTCCCCCC
This window harbors:
- a CDS encoding phosphoglycerate dehydrogenase, which gives rise to MKKKKGRFPMKCLIIDAVHSAIAEELGKYMQVDTHMLPTQEELVKLIPDYDVLIMRVDPKITKEIIDAAANLKVIGVCSVGLNHVDMDACKAKGVQVFNAPGLNANAVAELTFSKMLDLSRHTIPANYDVKVNKTWDKYKFVGRELRGKTLGILGFGRIGQRVGELGRAFKMNIVAYDPYLPAHVFEEQQATSMGIDELLKVSDFVTIHMPLTPETKDLFNAKSLAEMKDDAVVLNMARGGIVNEQDMYEALKAGKIGGYASDVMENELAGGGLTEGAGFDSPLFECENFLVSPHLGAQSTDASRDIGAHIIAKVKEALNLG